Proteins encoded by one window of Nisaea sp.:
- a CDS encoding glutathione S-transferase family protein, translating into MSTSAFTLYGDRRSGNCLKIVFAADWLGLDYRFVDVDIMTGESRTPEFLAVNPAGQVPAVDFGGGRTLAQSNAILLYLAENTALLPEDPFLRAKVNEWLFWEQYSHEPYVAVCRFHMVYQGKSADEREAWRVERAEAALDHMEAQLAGRSFLVGEALSVADISLLAYTRLAGEGGFDLSKRPSLTAWITRCETALELA; encoded by the coding sequence GTGAGTACGTCAGCCTTCACGCTTTATGGCGACCGGCGCTCCGGCAATTGCCTGAAGATCGTCTTCGCGGCCGACTGGCTCGGCCTCGACTATCGCTTCGTCGATGTAGACATCATGACGGGCGAAAGCCGAACGCCGGAGTTTCTGGCGGTGAATCCGGCGGGTCAGGTGCCGGCGGTGGATTTCGGCGGTGGTAGAACGCTGGCCCAATCCAACGCGATCCTGCTCTATCTGGCGGAGAATACGGCGCTGCTGCCGGAAGACCCGTTCCTGCGGGCCAAGGTGAACGAATGGCTGTTCTGGGAGCAGTACAGCCACGAGCCCTATGTCGCCGTCTGCCGATTCCACATGGTCTATCAGGGTAAGTCGGCTGACGAGCGCGAAGCCTGGCGGGTGGAGCGGGCCGAGGCGGCGCTGGACCATATGGAAGCCCAGCTTGCGGGCAGGAGCTTCCTGGTCGGTGAAGCCTTGTCCGTGGCGGACATATCCTTGCTCGCCTACACGCGGCTGGCGGGAGAGGGCGGTTTCGACCTGTCCAAGCGCCCTAGCCTCACCGCTTGGATCACCCGCTGCGAGACAGCGCTGGAGCTGGCCTAA
- the efp gene encoding elongation factor P, whose amino-acid sequence MKINGNAIRIGNVIEHKDRLWVAMKTQAVKPGKGGAFNQVELKDIRSGTKLNERFRADEQVERVRLEQRPAQFLFAEDELLTFMDNETYEQTQISKDLLGDNVVFLQDGMEVQIESHEGEPLSVQMPETVVLEIVEADAVVKGQTASSSYKPAMLENGVKILVPPHIESGTRVVVRTEDSTYVERAKD is encoded by the coding sequence ATGAAAATCAACGGTAACGCCATCCGCATTGGTAATGTCATCGAACACAAGGACCGCCTCTGGGTCGCCATGAAGACCCAGGCCGTGAAACCCGGCAAGGGCGGCGCCTTCAACCAGGTGGAACTGAAGGACATCCGGTCCGGCACCAAGCTGAACGAGCGGTTCCGTGCCGACGAGCAGGTCGAGCGTGTCCGCCTTGAGCAGCGTCCAGCCCAGTTCCTCTTCGCCGAGGACGAACTGCTGACCTTCATGGACAACGAGACCTACGAGCAGACCCAGATCTCAAAGGACCTGCTCGGCGATAACGTGGTGTTCCTGCAGGACGGCATGGAAGTGCAGATCGAAAGCCATGAAGGCGAGCCGCTTTCCGTGCAGATGCCGGAAACCGTCGTGCTCGAAATCGTCGAGGCCGACGCTGTGGTGAAGGGGCAGACCGCCTCCTCCTCCTACAAGCCGGCAATGCTGGAAAACGGCGTGAAGATCCTGGTGCCGCCACATATCGAAAGCGGCACCCGCGTTGTCGTGCGGACCGAAGACAGCACCTACGTCGAACGCGCCAAAGATTAA
- a CDS encoding class I fructose-bisphosphate aldolase translates to MKITQRVKRILDNYESDCPGTKANLARILMQGKLGGTGKLVILPVDQGFEHGPARSFAPNPDAYDPHYHFKLAIDAGLSAYAAPLGMIEAGADTFAGQIPTIMKVNSSNSLARDKDGPSQAITGSVQEAVRLGCSAIGFTIYPGSDNAFEMMGQIREMAEEAKAYGLAVVVWSYPRGGDLTKKGETAVDICAYAAHMAALLGAHIIKVKPPTEHLELDAAKKSYEANKIAIGTMAERIEHVVQSCFNGRRIVVFSGGEAKDLDGLYNEIRGLRDGGANGSIIGRNTFQRPREEAMSMLNTIIDIYKGKA, encoded by the coding sequence ATGAAAATCACCCAACGCGTCAAGCGTATCCTCGATAATTACGAGAGCGATTGCCCGGGCACGAAAGCCAACCTCGCCCGCATCCTGATGCAGGGCAAGCTGGGCGGCACCGGCAAGCTCGTGATCCTGCCGGTCGACCAGGGCTTCGAGCACGGCCCGGCCCGCAGCTTCGCACCGAACCCGGATGCCTATGATCCGCACTACCATTTCAAGCTGGCAATTGATGCCGGTCTCTCCGCTTATGCCGCTCCGCTCGGCATGATCGAGGCCGGTGCAGACACCTTCGCGGGCCAGATCCCGACGATCATGAAGGTGAACAGCTCCAACAGCCTCGCCCGCGACAAGGACGGGCCGAGCCAGGCGATCACCGGCTCCGTGCAGGAAGCCGTGCGTCTCGGTTGCTCCGCCATCGGCTTCACCATCTATCCGGGCTCCGACAATGCCTTCGAGATGATGGGGCAGATCCGGGAAATGGCTGAAGAAGCCAAGGCATACGGCCTCGCGGTCGTGGTCTGGTCCTATCCGCGCGGTGGCGATCTCACCAAGAAGGGCGAAACGGCGGTCGATATCTGCGCCTATGCCGCCCACATGGCCGCCCTGCTCGGCGCCCACATCATCAAGGTGAAGCCGCCGACCGAGCATCTTGAGCTGGACGCCGCCAAGAAGTCCTACGAAGCCAACAAGATCGCCATCGGCACCATGGCCGAGCGCATCGAACATGTTGTGCAGTCCTGCTTCAACGGCCGCCGCATCGTCGTCTTCTCCGGCGGCGAAGCGAAGGATCTGGACGGTCTCTACAACGAGATCCGCGGTCTGCGCGACGGCGGGGCCAACGGCTCCATCATCGGCCGCAACACCTTCCAGCGTCCGCGCGAGGAAGCCATGTCGATGCTGAACACCATCATCGACATCTACAAGGGCAAGGCGTAA
- a CDS encoding ABC transporter transmembrane domain-containing protein encodes MSEQNSRRNLGPLRALMPFVRPYRLQVAGAAVALIVAAVTVLAMGNGLRLLVDKGFSAGDPALLDRAVIVLMGVVVLLAGSSYARFFLVSWIGERVVADIRKAVFNHVISLSPGFFETTRTGELLSRLATDTTLVQTVVGSSVSIALRNTLLFAGALVMLLITSAKLSGYVLLVVPIVVIPIIVLGRKVRRLSRDTQDRVADLGSYAEETLYGIRAVQAFAHEPVDRERFGTRVENALNAALGRIRARAALTAIVISLVFGSIAVILWIGGRDVLAGRISAGELSAFVFYAAVVAGSTGALSEVLGDLQRAAGAMERLMGLLQAESDVSAPANPVPLTDPAKGLVSFEDVDFSYPARSDTPSLSGFTASVKPGERVAIVGPSGAGKSTIFQLLLRFYDPQAGHIRIDGVDLTEADPRAFRSLIGMVPQEPVIFSDNAMENIRYGRPDAADADVIAAAEAANAKSFIEALPEGFQTHLGEKGVRLSGGQRQRIAIARAILRDPVILLLDEATSALDAESERAVQKALEAIMPGRTTLVIAHRLATVLKADRILVLEDGRLIAEGKHSELLESNPLYRHLAELQFADSAAAGMAISAE; translated from the coding sequence ATGAGCGAACAGAATAGCCGGCGCAATCTTGGCCCCTTGAGGGCTTTGATGCCATTCGTCCGGCCCTACCGGTTGCAGGTCGCGGGTGCGGCGGTTGCGCTGATCGTCGCCGCCGTCACCGTGCTGGCCATGGGCAACGGGCTCCGCCTGCTGGTCGACAAGGGGTTCTCGGCGGGCGATCCGGCGCTGCTGGACCGAGCGGTGATCGTCCTCATGGGGGTGGTGGTTCTGCTGGCCGGCTCAAGCTATGCGCGGTTCTTTCTGGTCTCCTGGATCGGCGAGCGTGTGGTGGCCGATATCCGCAAGGCGGTTTTCAATCACGTGATCTCCCTGAGCCCCGGCTTCTTCGAGACCACGCGCACGGGCGAGCTTTTGTCTCGTCTTGCGACGGACACCACGCTGGTGCAGACCGTGGTCGGCTCCTCCGTCTCCATCGCCCTGCGCAACACGCTGTTGTTCGCCGGCGCGCTGGTCATGCTGCTGATCACCAGCGCCAAGCTGTCCGGCTATGTCCTGCTGGTCGTTCCCATCGTGGTGATTCCGATCATCGTGCTTGGCCGCAAGGTGCGGCGGCTTTCCCGCGATACTCAGGACAGGGTGGCCGATCTCGGCTCCTATGCGGAGGAAACGCTTTACGGCATCCGCGCCGTGCAGGCCTTCGCCCATGAGCCGGTGGACCGGGAACGGTTCGGTACCCGGGTCGAGAATGCGCTGAATGCCGCCCTCGGCCGGATCCGGGCCCGTGCGGCCCTGACCGCTATCGTCATCTCGCTGGTGTTCGGCTCCATCGCCGTCATTCTGTGGATCGGCGGCAGGGATGTTCTGGCCGGACGGATCAGTGCCGGCGAGCTTTCCGCCTTCGTCTTCTATGCCGCTGTCGTCGCAGGCTCCACGGGAGCGCTCTCAGAGGTCCTTGGCGACCTGCAGCGGGCCGCGGGCGCCATGGAGCGTCTGATGGGCCTCCTGCAGGCGGAGAGCGACGTCTCCGCACCGGCCAATCCTGTTCCCCTGACCGATCCGGCAAAGGGGCTGGTCAGCTTCGAGGATGTCGATTTCTCATACCCGGCCCGCTCGGATACCCCGTCGCTCAGCGGTTTCACCGCGTCGGTGAAGCCTGGCGAGCGTGTCGCCATCGTTGGGCCTTCAGGTGCGGGGAAGTCGACGATCTTTCAGCTTCTGCTGCGCTTCTACGATCCGCAGGCGGGGCATATCCGGATTGACGGTGTCGATCTGACCGAAGCCGACCCGCGCGCCTTTCGCTCCCTGATCGGGATGGTGCCGCAGGAGCCGGTGATCTTCTCCGACAATGCGATGGAGAATATCCGCTACGGCCGCCCCGATGCCGCCGATGCCGACGTGATCGCCGCCGCCGAAGCCGCCAATGCGAAAAGCTTCATCGAGGCGCTGCCGGAAGGGTTCCAGACCCATCTCGGCGAAAAAGGCGTGCGCCTCTCCGGAGGCCAGCGCCAGCGCATCGCCATTGCCCGCGCCATTCTGCGCGATCCGGTCATTCTGCTACTGGACGAGGCGACGAGCGCGCTCGACGCCGAAAGCGAGCGAGCCGTGCAGAAGGCGCTCGAAGCCATCATGCCGGGCCGGACCACGCTTGTGATTGCGCATAGGCTCGCGACGGTACTAAAGGCCGACCGCATCCTGGTGCTGGAAGACGGCCGCCTCATCGCCGAGGGCAAGCATTCCGAGCTGCTGGAAAGCAACCCGCTCTATCGGCATCTCGCCGAGCTGCAATTCGCGGATTCCGCGGCGGCGGGGATGGCGATTTCGGCGGAGTAG
- a CDS encoding OmpA family protein — protein sequence MSARSRASTRETNIWPGFVDALATLLMVIIFVLMVFIVSQFYLTQALSGRDEALHRLEAQISELSELLNLEKETNTELRLNVAQLSTELQASISRRDALSQQVTQLVSQRDQLEDRLAAAVHDRASMTQRLSELENGRAGLEERLTEVLSERDALMAKLRSVENDMAIAKAERDEVTAGLEDAFKVIQADRETITTQLKDLESLRRDLVALKQARRNLEAEVADLASQKLALQKTLSQSEQDRETAELSAEERKLRIDALVAEMTQVRDRSKELTAQLNESEERTLLQQKDIAERDIRLAELTANFYDTASALGAEKEISSKAQEAVALLNRQMRALREQLLALQEAMDALEAKNKEQNVEIVDLGAKLNRALATKVQELAKFRSEFFGRLREVLNDRQGIRIVGDRFVFQSEVLFDSGSDQIGPAGEIQLRQFADELKDIAAKIPKGIDWILQVEGHTDPVPIFNERFKNNWDLSAARAISVVQTLISEGIPASKLSATGYGEFQPIDERKDEIGNRRNRRIEMKLTQR from the coding sequence ATGTCCGCCCGCAGCCGCGCCTCGACGCGCGAAACCAATATCTGGCCGGGGTTCGTCGACGCCCTCGCCACCCTGCTGATGGTCATCATCTTCGTGCTGATGGTGTTCATCGTCTCGCAATTCTACCTGACCCAGGCGCTGTCCGGCCGGGACGAGGCCCTGCACCGACTGGAAGCCCAGATCTCCGAGCTTTCCGAGCTGCTCAATCTGGAGAAGGAAACCAACACCGAACTCCGCCTCAATGTCGCCCAGCTCTCGACCGAGCTGCAGGCCTCCATCTCCCGCCGCGATGCGTTGAGCCAACAGGTCACCCAGCTGGTCTCCCAGCGCGATCAGCTTGAGGATCGGCTGGCCGCTGCCGTGCACGACCGGGCAAGCATGACGCAGCGCCTGAGCGAGCTAGAGAACGGCCGGGCCGGGCTCGAAGAGCGGCTGACGGAAGTCCTCAGCGAGCGCGATGCCCTGATGGCCAAGCTGCGCTCCGTCGAAAACGACATGGCGATCGCCAAAGCCGAGCGGGACGAAGTCACGGCCGGGCTCGAGGATGCCTTCAAGGTGATCCAGGCGGACCGGGAAACCATCACCACCCAGTTGAAGGATCTGGAGAGCCTGCGCCGCGATCTGGTCGCCCTGAAACAGGCCCGCCGGAATTTGGAAGCAGAAGTCGCCGACCTGGCCTCCCAAAAGCTCGCCCTGCAGAAGACCCTGAGCCAGAGTGAACAAGACCGCGAGACAGCGGAACTCAGTGCCGAGGAACGCAAACTGAGGATCGACGCGCTGGTCGCCGAGATGACCCAGGTCCGGGATCGCAGCAAAGAGCTGACAGCACAGCTCAACGAAAGCGAAGAGCGCACTCTGCTGCAACAGAAGGACATCGCCGAGCGCGATATCCGGCTGGCCGAGCTAACCGCCAATTTCTACGATACCGCCTCCGCACTCGGTGCCGAGAAGGAAATTTCCTCCAAGGCGCAGGAAGCGGTCGCCCTGCTGAACCGGCAGATGCGAGCGCTTCGTGAACAGCTGCTTGCGCTGCAGGAGGCGATGGACGCGCTTGAGGCGAAGAACAAGGAACAGAATGTCGAGATCGTCGATCTCGGCGCCAAGCTAAACCGGGCGCTCGCGACTAAAGTTCAGGAACTGGCGAAATTCCGCTCCGAGTTTTTCGGCCGCCTGCGCGAGGTGCTGAACGACCGGCAGGGCATCCGCATCGTCGGCGACCGTTTCGTCTTCCAGTCCGAAGTGCTGTTCGACAGCGGCTCGGACCAGATCGGCCCGGCGGGCGAAATCCAGCTCCGCCAGTTCGCCGACGAGCTGAAGGATATCGCCGCCAAGATCCCGAAAGGCATCGACTGGATCCTGCAGGTCGAGGGCCACACGGACCCGGTGCCGATCTTCAACGAGCGTTTCAAGAACAACTGGGACCTCTCCGCAGCCCGCGCCATCTCGGTCGTGCAGACGCTGATCTCGGAAGGCATCCCGGCGAGCAAACTCTCCGCCACCGGCTACGGCGAATTCCAGCCGATCGACGAGCGCAAGGACGAGATCGGCAACCGCCGGAACCGCCGCATCGAGATGAAGCTGACACAGCGGTAG
- the gap gene encoding type I glyceraldehyde-3-phosphate dehydrogenase: protein MSVNVAINGFGRIGRLVLRALAESGRDDIKVVAINDLGPVKTNAHLLKWDSNHGRFPFDVTVGEDTIDYGKGQIKVTAERDPANLPHKALDVDIVLECTGLFTKREDAAKHLAAGAKRVIISAPGTGVDLTVVYGVNHDQITAEHTVISNASCTTNCLAPVAYVLNEAIGIEHGYMTTIHAYTGDQPTLDTMHKDLYRGRAAASSMIPTTTGAAKAVGLVLPELAGKLDGTSVRVPMANVSLVDLKFVPKRATSVEEVNAAIVKAANGKLKGILGTNDEPLVSIDFNHNPNSSTFDLGQTQVVEGKLVRVMSWYDNEWGFSNRMLDTTAAVAATL, encoded by the coding sequence ATGAGCGTCAATGTTGCCATCAACGGGTTCGGGCGGATCGGCCGTCTGGTTCTGAGGGCACTCGCGGAAAGCGGACGGGATGACATCAAGGTCGTCGCCATCAACGATCTGGGTCCGGTCAAGACCAACGCGCATCTTCTGAAGTGGGACAGCAATCACGGCCGCTTCCCGTTCGACGTGACCGTTGGCGAAGACACCATCGATTACGGCAAGGGCCAGATCAAGGTGACTGCCGAGCGTGACCCGGCGAACCTGCCGCACAAGGCACTCGATGTGGATATCGTGCTGGAATGCACCGGCCTCTTCACCAAGCGTGAAGACGCAGCGAAGCACCTCGCGGCCGGCGCCAAGCGCGTCATCATCTCCGCTCCGGGCACCGGTGTGGATCTTACCGTCGTCTATGGCGTGAACCACGACCAGATCACCGCCGAACACACGGTGATCTCGAACGCCTCCTGCACCACCAACTGCCTTGCCCCGGTCGCCTATGTGCTGAACGAAGCCATCGGCATCGAGCATGGCTACATGACCACGATCCATGCTTATACCGGTGACCAGCCGACGCTGGACACCATGCACAAGGATCTCTATCGCGGCCGCGCAGCAGCCAGCTCGATGATCCCGACCACCACCGGCGCCGCCAAGGCTGTCGGCCTGGTGCTGCCGGAATTGGCGGGCAAGCTGGACGGCACCTCCGTCCGCGTGCCGATGGCCAATGTCAGCCTCGTCGACCTGAAGTTCGTGCCGAAGCGCGCGACCAGTGTCGAGGAAGTCAACGCCGCCATCGTCAAGGCTGCCAATGGCAAGCTGAAGGGCATCCTCGGCACCAATGACGAGCCGCTGGTCTCCATCGACTTCAATCACAACCCGAACAGCTCCACCTTCGATCTGGGCCAGACCCAGGTGGTCGAAGGCAAGCTGGTCCGCGTGATGAGCTGGTACGACAACGAATGGGGCTTCTCCAACCGCATGCTGGACACCACCGCAGCGGTTGCGGCGACCCTCTAG
- a CDS encoding OmpA family protein, producing the protein MAGSSSLGKRPVFLILAGLIGLPAGPALSQETIYIGGTGSSVEVNLDVLDQLGTPPTVPQMLQTDIRRGQAASGAPLPLPGEARATVSRGAPLPPPTRPASAQSRRVVTAGSTAAPLAAAPRKPTVPSARSQVSAPAPTTITPRVPAPARVTAPVPSAPKVARAPAPIVAPPAKVAIQAPAPKAPVQAPSKAPETKTTIPDITIPAAPKATTRTAAIVPPPPPAAITTPAITTPTVDAPAVTSPSAKTPEPAKRVASASPAPKATSPAPKASSGSAISIAFDTDAKSLPASASGTLGEIAEKMKADTSMRIQLLAYASAGERSEAKARRLSLSRALEVRSYLIGKGVASTRMDVRALGNQAPSGSPDRVDLTLVNR; encoded by the coding sequence ATGGCCGGATCATCTTCCCTGGGCAAACGCCCCGTGTTTCTTATCCTCGCGGGCCTGATCGGGCTGCCGGCCGGGCCGGCGCTGAGCCAGGAAACAATCTATATCGGCGGCACCGGCAGTTCGGTCGAGGTCAATCTCGACGTCCTCGATCAGCTCGGCACGCCGCCGACGGTTCCGCAGATGCTGCAGACCGATATCCGCCGCGGTCAGGCTGCTTCCGGAGCACCGCTGCCCCTGCCGGGCGAAGCGCGCGCGACAGTGTCCCGTGGCGCTCCATTGCCCCCGCCAACAAGGCCGGCCAGCGCCCAAAGCCGCCGCGTGGTCACAGCCGGATCAACCGCGGCACCGCTTGCAGCGGCACCCAGGAAGCCGACAGTGCCGAGCGCGCGCAGCCAGGTCAGTGCCCCGGCTCCGACGACCATAACCCCGCGCGTCCCGGCTCCGGCCCGTGTCACCGCACCGGTCCCGAGTGCTCCGAAGGTAGCCAGGGCTCCGGCCCCGATCGTTGCGCCTCCGGCCAAAGTCGCTATCCAGGCACCGGCTCCGAAAGCTCCTGTCCAAGCACCGAGTAAAGCACCGGAGACGAAGACCACGATCCCGGATATCACGATCCCGGCCGCGCCCAAGGCAACCACACGGACTGCCGCCATCGTTCCGCCGCCGCCGCCCGCTGCCATAACCACGCCGGCCATAACCACACCAACCGTCGACGCGCCGGCGGTTACATCCCCGTCCGCGAAAACGCCGGAACCGGCCAAGCGGGTCGCTTCCGCCTCCCCGGCCCCGAAAGCCACATCTCCCGCACCGAAAGCCTCCAGTGGCAGCGCTATCAGCATTGCCTTCGACACCGACGCCAAATCCCTGCCGGCAAGCGCCAGCGGGACGCTGGGCGAGATTGCGGAGAAAATGAAGGCAGACACGTCGATGCGGATCCAGCTTCTGGCCTATGCCAGTGCCGGCGAGCGCTCCGAAGCCAAGGCCCGGCGGCTCTCCCTGTCCCGCGCCCTTGAGGTCCGCTCCTACCTGATCGGCAAGGGTGTCGCCAGCACGCGGATGGATGTGCGTGCGCTCGGCAACCAGGCGCCTTCGGGCTCCCCCGACCGTGTCGATCTGACTCTGGTCAATCGCTAA
- the thiE gene encoding thiamine phosphate synthase has product MSAKSEPRCELYLITPPKIEIDAFAEDLAAALDAGPVACLQLRLKEVSDDEIKRAAETLLPICHERGVPMLLNDRPDLALLTGCDGVHVGQQDTPYKEARRILGDEAMIGVTCHNSLHLAMEAAEGGADYVAFGAFYPTETKEILHHAEIETLQTWAAVSTIPCVAIGGINLENAQPLIEAGADFLCVITAVWKHPEGPAAAVKAFNGLFAGAA; this is encoded by the coding sequence ATGTCCGCCAAGTCCGAGCCGCGCTGCGAGCTGTACCTGATCACCCCGCCGAAGATCGAGATCGACGCCTTTGCGGAAGACCTCGCTGCCGCCCTTGATGCCGGACCGGTCGCCTGCCTGCAGCTCCGCCTGAAGGAAGTCTCCGACGACGAGATCAAGCGGGCCGCGGAAACGCTTCTGCCGATCTGCCACGAACGCGGCGTGCCGATGCTGTTGAACGACCGCCCGGATCTTGCCCTGCTGACGGGTTGCGATGGAGTCCATGTCGGCCAGCAGGACACTCCCTACAAAGAAGCCCGCCGCATTCTCGGCGACGAGGCCATGATCGGCGTGACCTGCCATAACTCCCTGCATCTGGCGATGGAAGCAGCGGAAGGCGGCGCCGACTACGTCGCCTTCGGCGCGTTCTACCCGACAGAAACCAAGGAAATCCTGCATCACGCCGAAATCGAGACGCTGCAGACTTGGGCCGCCGTCTCCACCATCCCCTGTGTTGCCATCGGCGGTATCAATCTGGAAAACGCGCAGCCGCTAATTGAGGCGGGCGCGGACTTTCTCTGCGTGATTACGGCGGTCTGGAAGCACCCGGAAGGGCCGGCGGCGGCAGTGAAGGCGTTCAACGGGCTGTTCGCAGGCGCAGCCTAA
- a CDS encoding Hsp20 family protein: MRTIDFSPMFRNSVGFDRMAQLADTALRTTAAGNQTTYPPYNIEKVSDDDYRISMAVAGFAEQDIDVTVNQNSLIITGKVEKSDDGENREFLHRGIAERAFERRFELADFIKVTGANLENGLLHVSLVREIPEEAKPRKIEVRPSVKAIEGKKAA, translated from the coding sequence ATGCGTACGATCGATTTTTCCCCGATGTTCCGTAATTCCGTCGGTTTCGACCGCATGGCGCAGCTTGCCGATACGGCGCTTCGCACCACTGCGGCCGGTAATCAGACGACCTACCCGCCTTACAATATCGAGAAGGTCAGCGATGACGACTACCGGATCTCGATGGCGGTCGCCGGATTCGCCGAACAGGATATCGACGTCACCGTGAACCAGAATTCCCTCATTATCACCGGTAAGGTCGAAAAGTCCGACGACGGTGAGAATCGGGAGTTCCTGCATCGCGGCATCGCCGAACGCGCCTTCGAGCGTCGGTTCGAGCTTGCCGATTTCATCAAGGTGACCGGCGCCAACCTGGAGAATGGACTGCTCCATGTCTCCCTCGTGCGCGAAATCCCCGAAGAGGCGAAACCGCGCAAGATTGAAGTGCGCCCGTCTGTGAAGGCGATTGAAGGCAAGAAAGCGGCGTAA
- a CDS encoding helix-turn-helix transcriptional regulator: protein MAKKDFKSDILDLRPDARHVVKGHIEKRNLAKYNLAMALRTLREKRNMTQKDVEAASGLPQPAISRLEAPTGSLPTLETVLKYVVACGGHMQFSFSEQEFDLDEESPSAAAAAAEVIHAVAV, encoded by the coding sequence ATGGCTAAGAAAGATTTCAAATCGGACATTCTCGATCTGCGTCCGGACGCGCGCCATGTGGTTAAAGGCCATATTGAGAAGCGCAATCTCGCGAAGTACAACTTGGCGATGGCACTGCGGACGCTGCGCGAGAAGCGGAACATGACACAGAAGGATGTTGAGGCCGCATCCGGCCTGCCGCAGCCCGCGATCTCGCGGCTGGAAGCGCCGACCGGGTCCTTACCCACCTTGGAGACTGTGCTGAAGTACGTAGTTGCATGTGGCGGCCACATGCAGTTCAGCTTCTCCGAACAGGAGTTCGATCTAGACGAGGAGAGCCCTTCCGCTGCTGCCGCTGCTGCCGAGGTGATTCACGCTGTAGCCGTCTGA
- the rpmE gene encoding 50S ribosomal protein L31, with amino-acid sequence MKADIHPEYHAITVVMTDGTEYQTQSTWGKEGDTLRLEIDPLTHPAWTGQHRILDSGGQVARFNKRFANLGI; translated from the coding sequence ATGAAGGCTGATATCCATCCCGAATATCACGCGATCACAGTCGTGATGACCGATGGCACCGAATACCAGACCCAGTCGACCTGGGGTAAAGAGGGCGACACGCTTCGGCTCGAAATCGACCCGCTGACCCATCCGGCTTGGACTGGCCAGCACCGGATCCTCGACAGCGGTGGTCAGGTTGCGCGCTTCAACAAGCGCTTCGCCAACCTCGGTATTTAA
- a CDS encoding inositol monophosphatase family protein yields MATRSPAINVMVKAAMKATRQLLHDFNEVEQLQVSKKGPADFVSNADTAAENTIVDMLKYARRDYGFLLEEGNEIESKDELKRRWIIDPLDGTTNFLHGIPHFAISIALEEAGEIVSAIIYEPTRDELFWAEKGKGAYLNDRRLRVSARRNLEDSVFATGIPTLRGTDHEFYLKQLEAVMTRCSSVRRLGAAALDLAYVAAGRYDGYWERGLSPWDIAAGLLIVKEAGGYCTDYRNRDKALESGEVVAANDQVHGRLLKVLRDATKA; encoded by the coding sequence ATGGCGACCCGTTCGCCCGCAATCAATGTGATGGTGAAGGCCGCCATGAAGGCGACCCGCCAGCTGCTGCATGACTTCAACGAGGTCGAGCAGCTTCAGGTCTCGAAAAAAGGCCCGGCCGATTTCGTCTCCAACGCCGATACCGCTGCGGAAAACACCATCGTCGATATGCTGAAATATGCCCGGCGCGATTACGGCTTCCTGCTCGAGGAAGGCAACGAGATCGAGAGCAAGGACGAGCTGAAGCGGCGCTGGATCATCGATCCGCTGGACGGCACCACCAACTTCCTGCACGGCATCCCGCATTTCGCGATTTCCATCGCGCTTGAGGAAGCCGGCGAGATCGTCTCCGCCATAATCTACGAGCCGACCCGGGACGAGTTGTTCTGGGCCGAAAAGGGCAAGGGCGCGTACCTGAACGACCGCCGCCTGCGTGTTTCGGCACGCCGAAACCTTGAGGACAGCGTTTTCGCCACCGGCATTCCGACCCTCCGCGGCACCGATCACGAGTTCTACCTGAAGCAGCTAGAAGCGGTGATGACCCGCTGCTCCTCCGTGCGCCGTCTCGGTGCAGCCGCGCTCGACCTCGCCTATGTGGCGGCCGGGCGCTATGACGGCTATTGGGAGCGCGGCCTCAGCCCGTGGGATATTGCAGCGGGCCTGCTGATCGTTAAGGAAGCGGGCGGCTATTGCACCGATTACCGGAACCGCGACAAGGCTCTGGAATCCGGCGAGGTCGTTGCCGCCAACGACCAGGTGCACGGCAGGCTTCTGAAAGTGCTGCGGGACGCGACGAAGGCCTGA